In one Cellulomonas sp. JZ18 genomic region, the following are encoded:
- a CDS encoding Na+/H+ antiporter subunit E has product MTRVLLLPLRALAFVLWFTGAIVRSSGAVLADIATPAPRGAPRVVRLPLGAGGDAHLVALSVCITLTPGTLVLGVVPDGDDGRALLVHSLYHPDAETALADLRDTSHRLRAVVRPEGRP; this is encoded by the coding sequence ATGACCCGCGTCCTGCTCCTGCCGCTGCGCGCCCTGGCCTTCGTGCTGTGGTTCACCGGCGCGATCGTGCGGTCGTCCGGGGCGGTGCTGGCCGACATCGCGACACCGGCGCCGCGGGGTGCGCCGCGCGTCGTGCGCCTGCCTCTCGGCGCCGGCGGGGACGCGCACCTCGTGGCGCTCAGCGTCTGCATCACGCTCACGCCCGGGACGCTCGTGCTCGGCGTCGTCCCCGACGGCGACGACGGCCGTGCGCTGCTCGTGCACTCGCTCTACCACCCGGACGCCGAGACCGCGCTGGCCGACCTGCGGGACACCTCGCACCGGCTGCGCGCCGTCGTACGACCGGAGGGACGACCGTGA
- a CDS encoding monovalent cation/H+ antiporter subunit D family protein, translating into MNPDVLPLLVAVPLVAAGVALLPVRGGTGARVLLMTLLTANLAAAVALVAATRDGSVLVHQVGGWDAGIAIPLAADALSALVMTVAALLTLACSAFALASGTGRLRLFAPFVLVLTAGVNGALLTADLFNLFVFIEVMLLPSYGLLVLARERRGTEASVRGSRLYVVFNLVVSTVLLAGVALTYGVTGTVNLAALAGAATDDPVVAAAVGMCLVALAMKAAVVPVHGWLARAYPSTSPAVTALFSGLHTKVAIYAIYRVYAVVFEGDQRYLWIGLVVFSATMVVGVLGAAGEQRMRSVLAFHMVSQIGYILLGVALFTPAGLTAGIFYLLHHMVVKASLFLSTGAIETRYGTDVLDDLKPRMRREPVLAAAFGVAALSLAGLPPFSGFVAKLSLVLAALAAGQVAVVVAALAVSLVTLLSMLKLVNAVFAPALVSGAAGPVRADGGTTDGTARDGTAGDDARDGAAGGAAVATRTATARTSEVTWTRRSRAALAAPAVALAAVTVVLGLGAQGLLDLAGVAADGLLDTTTYVTEVTGR; encoded by the coding sequence ATGAACCCCGACGTGCTCCCCCTGCTCGTCGCGGTGCCGCTCGTGGCTGCCGGCGTCGCGCTGCTGCCCGTGCGCGGCGGCACCGGCGCACGCGTGCTGCTGATGACGCTGCTCACCGCGAACCTGGCGGCCGCCGTGGCGCTGGTCGCTGCCACCCGCGACGGCTCCGTGCTCGTGCACCAGGTCGGCGGCTGGGACGCCGGCATCGCGATCCCGCTCGCCGCGGACGCGCTGTCCGCGCTGGTCATGACCGTCGCGGCGCTGCTCACGCTCGCGTGCTCCGCGTTCGCGCTGGCGTCCGGCACCGGACGGCTGCGGCTGTTCGCGCCGTTCGTGCTGGTGCTCACCGCCGGCGTCAACGGCGCGCTGCTCACCGCGGACCTGTTCAACCTGTTCGTCTTCATCGAGGTCATGCTGCTGCCGTCGTACGGGCTGCTCGTGCTCGCGCGGGAGCGGCGCGGCACCGAGGCGTCCGTGCGGGGCTCGCGACTGTACGTCGTGTTCAACCTCGTCGTGTCGACCGTCCTGCTCGCCGGCGTCGCGCTCACCTACGGGGTGACGGGCACGGTGAACCTCGCCGCGCTCGCGGGCGCCGCGACGGACGACCCGGTCGTCGCCGCCGCGGTGGGCATGTGCCTGGTCGCGCTCGCGATGAAGGCCGCCGTCGTCCCGGTGCACGGCTGGCTGGCCCGCGCCTACCCGTCGACGTCGCCGGCCGTCACCGCGCTGTTCTCCGGCCTGCACACCAAGGTCGCCATCTACGCGATCTACCGCGTCTACGCCGTCGTCTTCGAGGGCGACCAGCGGTACCTGTGGATCGGGCTCGTCGTGTTCAGCGCGACGATGGTCGTCGGCGTGCTGGGCGCCGCCGGGGAGCAGCGCATGCGCTCCGTGCTGGCGTTCCACATGGTCAGCCAGATCGGCTACATCCTGCTCGGGGTCGCGCTGTTCACCCCGGCCGGGCTCACCGCCGGCATCTTCTACCTGCTGCACCACATGGTCGTGAAGGCGTCGCTGTTCCTGTCGACGGGGGCGATCGAGACCCGGTACGGCACCGACGTCCTCGACGACCTGAAGCCGCGGATGCGCCGTGAGCCGGTGCTCGCCGCCGCGTTCGGCGTCGCCGCGCTGTCGCTCGCCGGGCTGCCGCCGTTCTCCGGGTTCGTCGCGAAGCTCTCGCTCGTCCTGGCCGCGCTCGCCGCCGGGCAGGTCGCCGTGGTCGTCGCCGCGCTGGCCGTCAGCCTGGTGACGCTGCTGTCGATGCTCAAGCTGGTCAACGCGGTGTTCGCGCCGGCGCTGGTGTCGGGGGCTGCCGGGCCGGTCCGTGCGGACGGCGGGACGACGGACGGCACGGCGCGGGACGGCACGGCCGGCGACGACGCGCGGGACGGCGCCGCCGGCGGTGCCGCCGTCGCGACCCGCACCGCCACCGCGCGGACGTCCGAGGTGACGTGGACGCGCCGGTCCCGCGCCGCGCTGGCGGCACCCGCCGTCGCGCTCGCCGCGGTCACGGTCGTGCTGGGGCTCGGCGCGCAGGGCCTCCTGGACCTCGCCGGCGTCGCGGCCGACGGCCTGCTCGACACGACGACCTACGTGACGGAGGTGACGGGCCGATGA
- a CDS encoding potassium channel family protein: MSGPAAWAAAVGGVLLAAFALRDVFHTLWHPEGEGVVSRTVMRAAWHATGPFGPRARNLAGPAGLVGVVVTWAALVILGAALVYWPHVSDQFVYGTGLRPDERSSFLDALYLSAVVLSTLGLGDIVPRGGWLQVVVGLQGLIGFSLLTAAVSWVLQVQSALVRRRTTTRVVHGLRRADAEEAVPSIALLTRLTEDVAAMHVDLYQTTPTYYFRDQDPRAALATALPHLYVLAERASAEDDTGVRAAASALRVALDDLVGLLDEQYLHTGGDRDAVLRRYAQDQRHAP; the protein is encoded by the coding sequence GTGAGCGGCCCGGCAGCGTGGGCGGCGGCCGTCGGGGGCGTCCTGCTCGCCGCCTTCGCGCTGCGGGACGTCTTCCACACGCTCTGGCACCCGGAGGGCGAGGGCGTCGTCAGCCGCACCGTCATGCGCGCCGCCTGGCACGCGACCGGCCCGTTCGGACCGAGGGCGCGCAACCTCGCAGGGCCGGCCGGGCTGGTGGGCGTCGTCGTCACCTGGGCCGCGCTGGTGATCCTCGGCGCCGCCCTCGTCTACTGGCCGCACGTCTCCGACCAGTTCGTCTACGGCACCGGACTGCGCCCCGACGAGCGCTCGTCGTTCCTCGACGCGCTGTACCTGTCGGCCGTCGTCCTGAGCACCCTGGGGCTGGGCGACATCGTGCCGCGCGGCGGGTGGCTGCAGGTCGTCGTCGGGCTGCAGGGGCTGATCGGCTTCAGCCTGCTGACCGCCGCCGTGTCGTGGGTGCTGCAGGTGCAGTCGGCGCTGGTGCGCCGCCGGACCACGACGCGCGTCGTGCACGGCCTGCGCCGCGCCGACGCCGAGGAGGCCGTCCCGTCGATCGCGCTGCTCACCCGGCTCACCGAGGACGTCGCGGCCATGCACGTCGACCTGTACCAGACCACGCCGACGTACTACTTCCGCGACCAGGACCCGCGGGCCGCGCTCGCCACGGCGCTCCCGCACCTGTACGTGCTGGCCGAGCGCGCGTCCGCCGAGGACGACACGGGCGTGCGGGCCGCCGCGTCCGCGCTGCGGGTCGCCCTCGACGACCTCGTCGGCCTGCTCGACGAGCAGTACCTGCACACCGGCGGCGACCGGGACGCCGTCCTGCGCCGGTACGCGCAGGACCAGCGGCACGCGCCCTGA
- a CDS encoding proton-conducting transporter membrane subunit, with amino-acid sequence MSLLLAVGLSWALVALGPLLTRALGRRAGYACAAVLLGVAGVVTAAWATGGETRVDVPWMPALDVGLRLRLDGLGFLFALVVLVVGALVMVYSAAYVRAPRPTAFYVLMTAFAAAMLTLVLADDLVVLFVAWELTTVCSYLLILRSGPDAGPPATRTFLVTAAGGLALLGAVVTVAVRTGTTDLTAALADPAWQQDPVFAGAVASLVAFAAMTKSAQFPFHAWLPDAMVAPAPVSAYLHAAAMVKAGIYLLLLFAPAASASAVWPAVLVTVGLVTCVMGALFALQRTDLKELLAYSTVSQLGLLVAVIGVGTPTAMLAAVVHVVAHALFKSAAFMSVGLIEKRTGTRDLRELRGLARSMPWDAALLAIAVVSMAGVAPTLGFVSKETVLEAFFSAPDAGVLGLLAAGAVVVGAVLTAAYSARMVVGTLPGPRRDVAEPRPTAPMSVAVGAAALGGSAPGWRSRRSAR; translated from the coding sequence GTGAGCCTGCTGCTCGCGGTCGGGCTGAGCTGGGCGCTGGTCGCCCTCGGCCCGCTGCTGACCCGTGCCCTCGGCCGTCGCGCGGGCTACGCCTGCGCCGCCGTCCTGCTGGGCGTCGCCGGCGTGGTGACGGCCGCGTGGGCGACGGGCGGCGAGACCCGCGTCGACGTGCCCTGGATGCCCGCGCTCGACGTCGGGCTGCGGCTGCGCCTCGACGGGCTCGGCTTCCTGTTCGCCCTGGTCGTCCTCGTGGTCGGCGCCCTCGTGATGGTCTACTCCGCGGCGTACGTCCGTGCCCCACGGCCCACCGCGTTCTACGTCCTCATGACCGCGTTCGCGGCGGCGATGCTCACGCTCGTCCTCGCCGACGACCTCGTCGTGCTGTTCGTCGCGTGGGAGCTGACGACCGTCTGCTCCTACCTGCTGATCCTGCGCTCCGGGCCGGACGCCGGCCCGCCGGCGACCCGGACGTTCCTCGTCACCGCGGCCGGCGGCCTGGCGCTGCTCGGTGCCGTCGTCACGGTCGCGGTGCGCACCGGGACGACCGACCTCACGGCGGCCCTCGCGGACCCGGCGTGGCAGCAGGACCCGGTGTTCGCGGGTGCCGTCGCCTCGCTCGTCGCGTTCGCGGCGATGACGAAGTCGGCGCAGTTCCCGTTCCACGCGTGGCTGCCGGACGCCATGGTCGCGCCGGCGCCGGTCAGCGCGTACCTGCACGCCGCTGCGATGGTGAAGGCGGGCATCTACCTGCTGCTGCTGTTCGCGCCCGCGGCGTCCGCGTCGGCGGTCTGGCCGGCCGTGCTCGTCACCGTGGGGCTCGTGACGTGCGTGATGGGCGCGCTGTTCGCGCTGCAGCGCACCGACCTCAAGGAGCTGCTCGCCTACTCCACGGTGAGCCAGCTCGGCCTGCTCGTCGCCGTGATCGGCGTCGGGACGCCCACGGCCATGCTCGCCGCGGTCGTGCACGTCGTCGCGCACGCGCTGTTCAAGTCCGCCGCGTTCATGTCCGTCGGGCTGATCGAGAAGCGCACCGGCACCCGGGACCTGCGCGAGCTGCGCGGGCTCGCGCGGTCGATGCCGTGGGACGCCGCCCTGCTCGCGATCGCGGTGGTCAGCATGGCGGGGGTCGCGCCGACGCTCGGGTTCGTCAGCAAGGAGACGGTGCTCGAGGCGTTCTTCTCCGCCCCCGACGCGGGCGTGCTGGGTCTGCTCGCGGCCGGCGCCGTCGTGGTCGGCGCGGTGCTGACCGCCGCGTACAGCGCGCGGATGGTCGTCGGCACCCTGCCTGGCCCGCGCCGTGACGTGGCGGAGCCGCGCCCCACCGCGCCGATGTCGGTCGCGGTCGGTGCCGCGGCGCTCGGGGGCTCGGCGCCGGGCTGGCGGTCGCGTCGGTCGGCACGCTGA
- a CDS encoding MFS transporter — translation MLVLATVGFLVNFWAWALISPLGSAYRDRLDLTGFQQSVLVAVPVIVGSLGRIPVGALTDRIGARVMFPVVSLLTVLPVLFIGLVAESFASLIVGGFFLGLGGTTFAIGVPLVNAWYPPARRGTALGLFGIGMGGTAISAFTTVRLTDNLGAEAPFLIVAGVLVLYAAVAAALLRDAPNRTLPQGSFLARTWATAKLPATGQLSFLYAVGFGGFVAFSVYLPTYLGNAFDLTPEDAAFRTAGFVVLAVAMRPVGGALSDRIGAIPVLVVSFLGITVLAALAALELPLMPIGTIAFLGLAALLGASSGATFAVVGRLAPPEKVGAVTGLVGAAGGLGGFVPPLVMGAVYDRLGDYSLGLALLAVVSLGAALFTRGPVARSARGDARDEPHRT, via the coding sequence ATGCTCGTCCTCGCGACGGTCGGGTTCCTCGTCAACTTCTGGGCGTGGGCGCTCATCAGCCCGCTGGGCTCTGCCTACCGTGACCGGCTCGACCTGACGGGGTTCCAGCAGTCGGTGCTCGTGGCCGTGCCGGTCATCGTGGGCTCGCTCGGGCGCATCCCGGTCGGTGCCCTGACGGACCGCATCGGCGCCCGCGTCATGTTCCCCGTCGTCAGCCTGCTCACGGTGCTGCCCGTGCTGTTCATCGGGCTCGTCGCGGAGTCGTTCGCGTCGCTCATCGTCGGCGGGTTCTTCCTCGGCCTCGGCGGCACGACGTTCGCGATCGGCGTGCCGCTCGTCAACGCCTGGTACCCGCCGGCCCGGCGCGGCACCGCGCTGGGGCTGTTCGGCATCGGCATGGGCGGCACGGCGATCTCGGCGTTCACGACCGTGCGCCTCACCGACAACCTGGGCGCGGAGGCGCCGTTCCTCATCGTCGCCGGGGTCCTCGTCCTCTACGCGGCCGTCGCGGCGGCTCTCCTGCGGGACGCCCCGAACCGGACCCTCCCGCAGGGTTCCTTCCTCGCCCGCACCTGGGCGACGGCCAAGCTCCCCGCGACGGGTCAGCTCTCGTTCCTCTACGCCGTCGGCTTCGGCGGGTTCGTCGCGTTCAGCGTCTACCTGCCGACGTACCTGGGCAACGCGTTCGACCTCACCCCGGAGGACGCCGCCTTCCGCACTGCGGGCTTCGTGGTCCTGGCGGTCGCGATGCGGCCCGTCGGCGGCGCGCTGTCCGACCGGATCGGTGCGATCCCGGTCCTGGTGGTCTCGTTCCTCGGCATCACCGTCCTCGCGGCGCTCGCGGCGCTCGAGCTGCCGCTCATGCCGATCGGCACGATCGCGTTCCTCGGGCTCGCGGCCCTGCTCGGTGCGTCCTCCGGCGCCACCTTCGCCGTGGTGGGCCGGCTGGCACCCCCGGAGAAGGTCGGCGCCGTCACCGGCCTCGTCGGCGCGGCCGGCGGCCTCGGCGGGTTCGTCCCGCCCCTGGTCATGGGTGCGGTCTACGACCGGCTCGGCGACTACTCGCTCGGCCTCGCGCTGCTCGCCGTCGTCTCGCTCGGCGCGGCGCTGTTCACCCGCGGGCCCGTCGCCCGCTCCGCCCGCGGCGACGCCCGGGACGAGCCCCACCGCACCTGA
- a CDS encoding glycoside hydrolase family 15 protein, with amino-acid sequence MSTHLEDYALLSDLRTGPLVSRDGSIDWLCLPRFDSAAVFCAILGGPDDGRWKLSAVDGEVVERRYLPQTFVLETTWRTPTGTVRVTDFLPPRGDRDDVVRRVECLDGTAEVEHDLRLRFDYARATPWVRVVEHDGAPALLSLAGPDGVLVTGPLLTWAGVDDHEDDEGHDAAEQPGAFRAGQDGEGGARAPRLTGRFRLEKGDVLDWDLAWFPSWDDLPDRIDADRALAETLEYWAEWSSRLTVHTDHDPIVLRSLLVLRALTHERTGGIVAAPTASLPEGLGGERNWDYRFVWLRDAALTIEVAIAHGLTRGARLWRDWLLRAVAGDADDIKIMYGIGGERELDEKELDHLAGYEDSRPVRIGNGAADQYQADVVGEVMIALAMLRDAGVEEDQYSWGLQKSLLRYCEVNFDREDHGIWEMRGDLHYFTHGRAMMWAAFDRGVRAVEEHGLDGPVERWRELRDRLREEIDTRGFNREIDSFTQAYDTTEVDASLLQLPHTGYLAYDDPRMLSTVARIEKDLRDDHGLLHRYRTDTGVDGLEGEEHPFLICCFWLVEQYAMSGRLEEAEALMDQLTGYANDLGLLSEEYDPEAGRLIGNFPQAFSHLGLIRAADAIAAAREREAAT; translated from the coding sequence GTGAGCACCCACCTCGAGGACTACGCCCTGCTGTCCGACCTGCGCACCGGACCCCTGGTCTCCCGGGACGGGAGCATCGACTGGCTGTGCCTGCCCCGCTTCGACTCCGCAGCGGTGTTCTGCGCGATCCTCGGCGGCCCGGACGACGGACGGTGGAAGCTGTCGGCGGTCGACGGTGAGGTCGTCGAGCGCCGGTACCTGCCGCAGACGTTCGTGCTCGAGACGACGTGGCGCACCCCGACCGGCACGGTCCGCGTCACGGACTTCCTGCCGCCGCGCGGCGACCGGGACGACGTCGTCCGGCGCGTCGAGTGCCTCGACGGCACGGCGGAGGTGGAGCACGACCTGCGCCTGCGGTTCGACTACGCGCGCGCGACGCCGTGGGTGCGCGTCGTCGAGCACGACGGCGCCCCCGCGCTGCTCTCGCTCGCCGGCCCTGACGGCGTGCTCGTCACGGGTCCGCTGCTGACCTGGGCGGGCGTCGACGACCACGAGGACGACGAGGGGCACGACGCCGCCGAGCAGCCGGGGGCGTTCCGCGCCGGCCAGGACGGCGAGGGCGGTGCGCGCGCCCCGCGGCTGACCGGCAGGTTCCGGCTCGAGAAGGGCGACGTGCTCGACTGGGACCTCGCGTGGTTCCCGTCCTGGGACGACCTGCCCGACCGGATCGACGCCGACCGCGCGCTCGCCGAGACGCTGGAGTACTGGGCCGAGTGGTCGTCGCGGCTGACCGTGCACACCGACCACGACCCGATCGTGCTGCGCTCGCTGCTCGTCCTGCGGGCCCTCACGCACGAGCGGACGGGCGGCATCGTCGCCGCACCCACGGCGTCCCTGCCGGAGGGCCTGGGCGGTGAGCGCAACTGGGACTACCGGTTCGTGTGGCTGCGGGACGCGGCGCTGACCATCGAGGTCGCGATCGCGCACGGGCTGACCCGCGGCGCGCGGCTGTGGCGGGACTGGCTGCTGCGGGCGGTCGCGGGCGACGCCGACGACATCAAGATCATGTACGGCATCGGCGGGGAGCGGGAGCTCGACGAGAAGGAGCTCGACCACCTCGCCGGCTACGAGGACTCCCGGCCCGTGCGGATCGGCAACGGCGCCGCGGACCAGTACCAGGCCGACGTGGTCGGCGAGGTGATGATCGCCCTGGCGATGCTGCGCGACGCCGGCGTCGAGGAGGACCAGTACTCGTGGGGCCTGCAGAAGAGCCTGCTGCGGTACTGCGAGGTCAACTTCGACCGCGAGGACCACGGCATCTGGGAGATGCGCGGCGACCTGCACTACTTCACGCACGGCCGGGCGATGATGTGGGCGGCCTTCGACCGCGGGGTGCGGGCCGTCGAGGAGCACGGGCTGGACGGGCCGGTGGAGCGCTGGCGCGAGCTGCGCGACCGCCTCCGCGAGGAGATCGACACCCGCGGCTTCAACCGCGAGATCGACAGCTTCACGCAGGCCTACGACACCACCGAGGTCGACGCGTCCCTGCTGCAGCTGCCGCACACCGGCTACCTCGCCTACGACGACCCGCGCATGCTCTCCACCGTCGCCCGCATCGAGAAGGACCTGCGCGACGACCACGGCCTGCTGCACCGCTACCGCACCGACACCGGCGTGGACGGGCTCGAGGGCGAGGAGCACCCGTTCCTCATCTGCTGCTTCTGGCTCGTGGAGCAGTACGCGATGAGCGGCCGGCTGGAGGAGGCCGAGGCGCTCATGGACCAGCTCACCGGGTACGCGAACGACCTCGGCCTGCTCAGCGAGGAGTACGACCCGGAGGCGGGGCGGCTCATCGGCAACTTCCCCCAGGCGTTCAGCCACCTGGGGCTGATCCGGGCGGCGGACGCGATCGCGGCGGCACGGGAGCGGGAGGCGGCGACGTGA
- a CDS encoding type II toxin-antitoxin system prevent-host-death family antitoxin, which produces MTATHASRLFSDLLDAVERGETVAITRAGTSSRRCGPPL; this is translated from the coding sequence GTGACGGCCACCCACGCCTCGCGCCTGTTCTCCGACCTCCTCGACGCCGTCGAGCGCGGCGAGACGGTCGCCATCACGCGCGCCGGCACGTCGTCGCGGCGGTGCGGCCCGCCGCTCTGA
- the mbhE gene encoding hydrogen gas-evolving membrane-bound hydrogenase subunit E: MAAGVDVDEVGYLSLWHGVNPALLASLLAVAAGLTIVLWRRGPVDALLVGRRLLPVVGTEVVQRAHDGVIRLGRRVGDLTRSDAPARHLAVPVVLLAAGGVVAGTLWRGLPEGSAPGPFDIGLLVVVVAGIVATVRARSRLTAVVAVGVVGFGVVLWFFVLGASDVALTQLLVEILTVVVLVFVLRRMSKRLPRVRRRRSVATAAAAVGAGVAATLGTLVFTGHRPASEVGDFFLREAQALTGGTNVVNTILVDFRALDTLGELVVLAVAAAAIAALLDARRAVDGPQVPEPRTVVADPGRNAVFLQALDRLLVPVMLGASLYALLRGHNAPGGGFIAALIGACALVLAYLAAPTDDVPRVERPYLAIAGVGVVVAVVTGLLGFVDGAFLRPLHAYVLGVHLTSALVFDVGVYLAVLGVILAAVNRLGLSPAGDDRREADPRDQRADLDREEVRVP; this comes from the coding sequence GTGGCGGCGGGCGTCGACGTCGACGAGGTCGGCTACCTGAGCCTGTGGCACGGCGTCAATCCGGCGCTGCTCGCGTCGCTCCTGGCCGTGGCCGCAGGTCTGACGATCGTGCTGTGGCGGCGGGGCCCGGTCGACGCGCTGCTCGTCGGCCGCCGCCTGCTGCCCGTGGTGGGCACCGAGGTCGTCCAGCGCGCGCACGACGGCGTCATCCGCCTCGGCCGCCGGGTCGGGGACCTGACCCGTTCCGACGCCCCTGCCCGGCACCTCGCCGTGCCGGTGGTGCTGCTGGCGGCGGGCGGCGTCGTGGCCGGCACGCTCTGGCGCGGACTGCCCGAGGGCAGCGCGCCCGGGCCGTTCGACATCGGGCTGCTCGTGGTCGTCGTCGCGGGGATCGTCGCGACGGTCCGTGCCCGCTCGCGGCTGACCGCCGTCGTGGCGGTCGGGGTCGTCGGCTTCGGCGTCGTGCTGTGGTTCTTCGTGCTGGGGGCCTCCGACGTGGCGCTGACCCAGCTGCTCGTCGAGATCCTCACGGTCGTCGTGCTCGTGTTCGTGCTGCGCCGCATGTCGAAGCGGCTGCCGCGGGTGCGTCGGCGCCGCAGCGTCGCGACCGCGGCCGCCGCGGTCGGCGCCGGCGTCGCCGCGACGCTCGGGACCCTCGTCTTCACCGGTCACCGGCCGGCGTCGGAGGTCGGCGACTTCTTCCTGCGGGAGGCCCAGGCGCTGACCGGCGGCACCAACGTCGTCAACACGATCCTCGTGGACTTCCGCGCGCTGGACACGCTCGGCGAGCTCGTGGTGCTCGCGGTCGCCGCCGCCGCGATCGCGGCCCTGCTCGACGCCCGACGGGCCGTCGACGGGCCGCAGGTGCCGGAGCCGCGGACCGTCGTCGCCGACCCCGGGCGCAACGCGGTCTTCCTGCAGGCGCTCGACCGGCTGCTGGTCCCCGTCATGCTCGGCGCCTCGCTGTACGCGCTGCTGCGCGGGCACAACGCCCCCGGCGGCGGGTTCATCGCCGCCCTCATCGGTGCGTGCGCGCTCGTGCTGGCGTACCTCGCCGCGCCGACCGACGACGTGCCCCGCGTCGAGCGGCCGTACCTGGCCATCGCCGGGGTGGGCGTCGTCGTCGCGGTCGTCACCGGCCTGCTCGGCTTCGTCGACGGGGCGTTCCTGCGGCCCCTGCACGCCTACGTGCTCGGGGTGCACCTGACCAGCGCCCTCGTCTTCGACGTCGGCGTCTACCTCGCGGTGCTCGGCGTCATCCTCGCCGCCGTCAACCGGCTGGGCCTGTCGCCCGCCGGCGACGACCGGCGCGAGGCGGACCCGCGCGACCAGAGGGCCGATCTCGACCGGGAGGAGGTGCGGGTCCCGTGA
- a CDS encoding monovalent cation/H+ antiporter complex subunit F gives MIAVDIAIVGCAVALLVSAYQVARGPEPADRVVAADLLTFSLVALVALVGTRLGRAGTFDVVIVATLVAFLAAVSLSRALTGGRR, from the coding sequence GTGATCGCCGTCGACATCGCCATCGTGGGCTGCGCCGTGGCGCTGCTCGTGTCCGCGTACCAGGTCGCGCGCGGGCCGGAGCCCGCGGACCGGGTCGTCGCCGCCGACCTGCTGACGTTCAGCCTCGTCGCGCTCGTCGCGCTGGTCGGCACCCGCCTCGGCCGGGCCGGCACCTTCGACGTCGTCATCGTCGCCACGCTCGTGGCGTTCCTCGCCGCGGTGTCGCTGAGCCGCGCGCTGACGGGAGGCCGCCGATGA
- a CDS encoding DUF4334 domain-containing protein — translation MDTLGPEEARRRLAALAGGTTPDAALALFDPLPPVAVEDLLGRWRGTGVPTGHPFDGLLEVLGWYGKRMVTPDVVHPLVFRGAGGRLVAITPTWLPLRAALRLAPVVPRALAGPVFALVRPLVTTSRPQARLREVTYRGVPSGAMVYDRLPVVDAFRRVDDETVLGVMDMRWQPQPYVFALRRERDASG, via the coding sequence GTGGACACGCTCGGACCCGAGGAGGCGCGTCGCCGCCTCGCCGCCCTTGCCGGCGGGACCACGCCGGACGCGGCGCTCGCGCTGTTCGACCCCCTGCCACCGGTCGCCGTCGAGGACCTGCTGGGCCGGTGGCGGGGGACCGGCGTGCCGACGGGCCACCCGTTCGACGGCCTCCTGGAGGTGCTCGGCTGGTACGGCAAGCGCATGGTCACGCCGGACGTCGTGCACCCGCTGGTGTTCCGCGGTGCGGGCGGGCGGCTCGTCGCGATCACGCCGACGTGGCTGCCGCTGCGGGCGGCGCTGCGCCTGGCGCCGGTCGTCCCGCGCGCGCTCGCGGGCCCGGTGTTCGCGCTCGTCCGGCCGCTCGTCACGACGTCCCGGCCGCAGGCGCGGCTGCGCGAGGTGACGTACCGCGGGGTGCCGTCCGGGGCGATGGTCTACGACCGGCTGCCGGTCGTCGACGCCTTCCGGCGGGTCGACGACGAGACCGTGCTCGGCGTCATGGACATGCGGTGGCAGCCGCAGCCGTACGTGTTCGCGCTGCGACGGGAGCGAGACGCGAGTGGCTAA
- a CDS encoding sodium:proton antiporter yields MTLALTVGALVAGAAYLLLQRDLLRVVLGAVLLSHAVNLLLFSSGGVLRRDEPLGADLDPATTADPLPQAFVLTAIVIAFAITIYLLVLAVTGRRQDVAGPDDDGREEDA; encoded by the coding sequence GTGACGCTCGCGCTCACCGTCGGCGCCCTCGTCGCCGGCGCCGCCTACCTGCTGCTGCAGCGCGACCTGCTGCGCGTCGTGCTCGGCGCCGTGCTGCTCAGCCACGCCGTCAACCTGCTGCTGTTCTCCTCCGGCGGCGTCCTGCGCCGCGACGAGCCGCTCGGCGCCGACCTCGACCCGGCGACCACCGCCGACCCCCTGCCCCAGGCGTTCGTGCTGACGGCCATCGTCATCGCCTTCGCCATCACCATCTACCTGCTCGTGCTCGCGGTCACCGGCCGACGCCAGGACGTCGCCGGGCCCGACGACGACGGGCGAGAGGAGGACGCATGA
- a CDS encoding monovalent cation/H(+) antiporter subunit G: protein MSAVWSVLGQVLVLAGAAIFLLAAVGLRRFADAYGRTSAVATAAALGVAFVTVGAALLDPRPADVVKVVLAVVLQLLTSAVGAIAIARAAVNSGHAFSDETDVAELATHHEED, encoded by the coding sequence ATGAGCGCCGTGTGGAGCGTGCTCGGCCAGGTGCTCGTCCTGGCCGGCGCCGCGATCTTCCTGCTGGCGGCCGTGGGCCTGCGCCGGTTCGCCGACGCGTACGGCCGGACCTCGGCCGTCGCCACGGCCGCGGCGCTGGGCGTCGCGTTCGTCACCGTCGGCGCCGCGCTGCTCGACCCGCGGCCTGCCGACGTCGTCAAGGTCGTCCTCGCCGTCGTGCTGCAGCTGCTCACGTCGGCGGTGGGCGCCATCGCCATCGCCCGCGCGGCGGTGAACTCCGGCCACGCGTTCAGCGACGAGACCGACGTCGCCGAGCTCGCCACCCACCACGAGGAGGACTGA